A window of the Streptomyces sp. NBC_00250 genome harbors these coding sequences:
- a CDS encoding cation diffusion facilitator family transporter, producing MAEQSGSGESTFTVIVAAVANLGIAAAKAVAGVISGSSAMLSEAAHSVADTVTEVMLLTALKRSEKPADEDHPVGYAGERYVWALLAAVATFVGGAVFSIYDGIHTLAHGEEVGDPLISYIVLGVAFVLEGFSLRTGVKQMRAEAERSRIPFARYLRLTPDTTVKAVVMEDSAALAGLMLAAGGLLGVQITGSSVWDGVASILIGALLVYVAWVLGRSNAELLIGRPLPKRVRAEIREELLSVPHIVDVLDLTTLIQGPGEVLIAAKVDFRDVASAAQVEWACEDAESQLRERFPSIRRVYLDPTPGVEQRRDRQSSDPDPV from the coding sequence ATGGCAGAGCAGTCGGGCAGCGGCGAGAGCACGTTCACGGTGATCGTGGCGGCGGTGGCGAATCTGGGGATCGCCGCCGCCAAGGCCGTCGCCGGTGTCATCAGCGGATCCAGCGCGATGCTGTCGGAGGCCGCCCACTCGGTCGCCGACACCGTCACCGAGGTCATGCTGCTCACCGCGCTCAAGCGGAGCGAGAAGCCGGCGGACGAGGACCATCCGGTGGGCTACGCGGGCGAACGGTACGTCTGGGCGCTGCTCGCGGCCGTGGCGACCTTCGTGGGCGGCGCGGTCTTCTCGATCTACGACGGCATCCACACCCTCGCCCACGGCGAGGAGGTGGGCGACCCGCTGATCTCCTACATCGTGCTGGGCGTCGCCTTCGTCCTGGAGGGCTTCTCGCTCCGGACCGGCGTCAAGCAGATGCGGGCCGAGGCGGAACGGTCCCGGATCCCCTTCGCCCGCTACCTCCGCCTCACCCCCGACACCACGGTGAAGGCCGTGGTGATGGAGGACTCCGCCGCCCTGGCCGGCCTGATGCTGGCGGCCGGCGGCCTCCTCGGCGTCCAGATCACCGGCTCCAGCGTCTGGGACGGCGTCGCCTCGATCCTCATCGGCGCACTGCTCGTGTACGTGGCCTGGGTGCTGGGCCGCTCCAACGCCGAACTCCTCATCGGCCGGCCGCTCCCGAAGCGGGTACGGGCCGAGATCCGCGAGGAGCTGCTCTCCGTCCCGCACATCGTGGACGTCCTCGACCTGACGACGCTCATCCAGGGGCCCGGCGAGGTGCTGATCGCGGCGAAGGTCGACTTCCGGGACGTGGCGTCCGCGGCGCAGGTCGAGTGGGCGTGCGAGGACGCGGAGTCCCAACTCCGGGAACGCTTCCCGTCGATCCGCCGCGTCTACCTGGATCCGACGCCGGGCGTGGAGCAGCGCCGGGACCGGCAGTCCTCCGATCCGGACCCGGTCTGA
- a CDS encoding phosphatase codes for MPILSRPALVEHLVRARIAGDVATPRDNNLSHYRKLANGDRHYWLGLELGDRWTDEQDVLAVMAERCGVIDDPAHRVGQDTIDPELTVDGLERMAARLRKAAAGKERVLFATGHPGALIDVHSRVAAALRAQGCDIVKIPGGLIADEGYVVQFADVAVFERGASLWHTHSPEPMNAILDALGEDGRPDLVIADHGWAGRAGQRGIDSVGYADCNDPALFIGEAEGTMQVTIPLDDHVLDPRFYEPMTAYTLNAAGLA; via the coding sequence ATGCCGATACTCAGTCGCCCAGCCCTTGTCGAGCACCTCGTCCGCGCCCGGATCGCGGGAGACGTCGCCACCCCGCGCGACAACAACCTCTCCCACTACCGCAAGCTCGCCAACGGCGACCGGCACTACTGGCTCGGCCTGGAGCTCGGCGACCGCTGGACCGACGAGCAGGACGTGCTCGCCGTGATGGCCGAGCGCTGCGGAGTCATCGACGACCCTGCCCACCGCGTCGGCCAGGACACCATCGACCCCGAGCTCACCGTCGACGGCCTGGAGCGGATGGCCGCCCGGCTGCGCAAGGCCGCCGCCGGCAAGGAGCGGGTCCTCTTCGCCACCGGCCACCCCGGCGCGCTCATCGACGTCCACAGCCGCGTCGCCGCCGCGCTGCGCGCCCAGGGCTGCGACATCGTGAAGATCCCCGGCGGCCTGATCGCCGACGAGGGATACGTCGTGCAGTTCGCCGACGTCGCCGTCTTCGAGCGCGGCGCCAGCCTCTGGCACACCCACTCCCCGGAGCCGATGAACGCGATCCTCGACGCGCTCGGCGAGGACGGACGCCCCGACCTGGTGATCGCGGACCACGGCTGGGCCGGTCGCGCGGGCCAGCGGGGCATCGACTCCGTCGGCTACGCGGACTGCAACGACCCCGCGCTCTTCATCGGCGAGGCCGAGGGCACGATGCAGGTCACGATCCCGCTCGACGACCACGTCCTGGACCCGCGCTTCTACGAGCCGATGACGGCGTACACCCTGAACGCGGCGGGCCTCGCCTGA
- a CDS encoding SACE_7040 family transcriptional regulator: MTTTPTTRTASGRTDAPTRREQILKEAARLFAERGFHGVGVDEIGAAVGISGPGLYRHFPGKDAMLAELLVGISERLLDGGRLRVAEATGDPEVLLGALIDGHIDFALDDRPLITLHDRELDRLKDEDRKRVRQLQRQYVELWVTVVRELYPDSGESESRTAVHAVFGLLNSTPHLDAVGRRSMEELLRRLAHGAFRALEG; this comes from the coding sequence ATGACCACGACCCCGACGACCAGGACCGCCTCCGGCCGGACCGATGCCCCGACCCGCCGTGAGCAGATCCTCAAGGAGGCCGCCCGCCTCTTCGCCGAGCGCGGCTTCCACGGCGTGGGTGTCGACGAGATAGGGGCCGCCGTCGGCATCAGCGGCCCCGGGCTCTACCGCCACTTCCCCGGCAAGGACGCGATGCTCGCCGAGCTCCTCGTCGGCATCAGCGAGCGGCTCCTCGACGGCGGCCGGCTGCGGGTCGCCGAGGCCACCGGCGACCCCGAGGTCCTGCTCGGCGCCCTCATCGACGGCCACATCGACTTCGCCCTCGACGACCGCCCGCTGATCACCCTCCACGACCGCGAGCTCGACCGCCTGAAGGACGAGGACCGCAAGCGGGTACGGCAGCTCCAGCGGCAGTACGTGGAACTGTGGGTGACGGTGGTGCGGGAGCTGTACCCGGACTCCGGCGAGTCGGAGTCGCGGACCGCCGTCCACGCCGTCTTCGGGCTGCTCAACTCGACGCCGCACCTCGACGCGGTCGGCCGCCGCTCCATGGAGGAGCTGCTGCGGCGGCTCGCCCACGGGGCCTTCAGGGCGCTCGAAGGCTAG
- a CDS encoding carboxyl transferase domain-containing protein, which produces MQQAPVLASAADPASPAWQANEAAHHELAAVLRAKLAAAALGGGEKSRARHTARGKLLPRDRVDALLDPGSPFLELAPLAANGMYGDAAPAAGVIAGIGRVSGRECVIVANDATVKGGTYYPMTVKKHLRAQEVALENRLPCLYLVDSGGAFLPMQDEVFPDREHFGRIFYNQARMSGAGIPQIAAVLGSCTAGGAYVPAMSDEAVIVRNQGTIFLGGPPLVKAATGEVVTAEELGGGEVHSRISGVTDHLAEDDAHALRIVRNIVATLPDRGPLPWSVEPVEEPKVDPAGLYGAVPVDSRTPYDVREVIARVVDGSRFQEFKSEYGQTLITGFARIHGHPVGIVANNGILFAESAQKGAHFIELCDQRGIPLVFLQNITGFMVGKAYEHGGIAKHGAKMVTAVATTRVPKLTVVVGGSYGAGNYSMCGRAYSPRFLWMWPNAKISVMGGEQAASVLATVKRDQLGDGWSADEEEAFKAPIREQYDSQGNAYYATARLWDDGVIDPMETRQVLGLALTACANAPLGDPQFGVFRM; this is translated from the coding sequence ATGCAGCAGGCACCTGTGCTGGCGAGTGCGGCGGATCCCGCCTCGCCGGCCTGGCAGGCGAACGAGGCGGCGCACCACGAGCTGGCGGCCGTCCTGCGCGCCAAGCTCGCGGCGGCGGCGCTGGGCGGCGGTGAGAAGTCCCGGGCCCGGCACACCGCGCGCGGGAAGCTGCTGCCGAGGGACCGGGTGGACGCCCTCCTCGACCCCGGCTCACCGTTCCTGGAGCTGGCCCCGCTGGCCGCGAACGGGATGTACGGCGACGCGGCCCCGGCGGCCGGAGTCATCGCGGGCATCGGGCGGGTGTCGGGCCGCGAGTGCGTGATCGTCGCCAACGACGCGACGGTCAAGGGCGGCACGTACTACCCGATGACGGTGAAGAAGCACCTCCGGGCCCAGGAGGTGGCGCTGGAGAACCGTCTCCCCTGCCTCTACCTGGTCGACTCGGGCGGCGCGTTCCTGCCGATGCAGGACGAGGTCTTCCCCGACCGGGAGCACTTCGGCCGGATCTTCTACAACCAGGCGCGGATGTCCGGCGCGGGCATCCCGCAGATCGCGGCGGTCCTCGGCTCGTGCACGGCCGGCGGCGCGTACGTCCCGGCGATGAGCGACGAGGCCGTGATCGTCCGGAACCAGGGCACGATCTTCCTCGGCGGTCCGCCGCTGGTGAAGGCGGCGACCGGTGAGGTCGTCACGGCGGAGGAGCTGGGCGGCGGCGAGGTCCACTCCCGGATCTCCGGCGTCACCGACCACCTCGCCGAGGACGACGCGCACGCCCTGCGCATCGTCCGGAACATCGTCGCCACGCTCCCCGACCGCGGCCCGCTGCCCTGGTCGGTCGAGCCGGTCGAGGAGCCGAAGGTGGACCCGGCCGGGCTGTACGGCGCGGTGCCGGTGGACTCCCGTACCCCGTACGACGTGCGCGAGGTCATCGCCCGGGTGGTGGACGGCTCCCGCTTCCAGGAGTTCAAGTCCGAGTACGGGCAGACGCTGATCACCGGCTTCGCCCGGATCCACGGCCACCCGGTCGGCATCGTCGCCAACAACGGCATCCTGTTCGCCGAGTCCGCCCAGAAGGGCGCGCACTTCATCGAACTGTGCGACCAGCGCGGCATTCCGCTGGTCTTCCTGCAGAACATCACCGGCTTCATGGTCGGCAAGGCGTACGAGCACGGCGGCATCGCCAAGCACGGCGCCAAGATGGTCACGGCCGTGGCCACCACCCGGGTCCCGAAGCTGACGGTCGTCGTCGGCGGTTCGTACGGCGCGGGCAACTACTCGATGTGCGGCCGGGCGTACTCGCCGCGCTTCCTGTGGATGTGGCCCAACGCCAAGATCTCGGTCATGGGCGGCGAGCAGGCCGCGTCCGTCCTCGCGACCGTCAAGCGGGACCAGCTCGGCGACGGGTGGAGCGCGGACGAGGAAGAGGCCTTCAAGGCTCCGATCCGCGAGCAGTACGACAGCCAGGGCAACGCCTACTACGCGACCGCCCGCCTCTGGGACGACGGGGTCATCGACCCGATGGAGACCCGCCAGGTCCTCGGACTCGCCCTGACCGCCTGTGCCAACGCGCCCCTGGGAGACCCCCAGTTCGGCGTCTTCCGGATGTGA
- a CDS encoding FG-GAP repeat domain-containing protein produces the protein MKYLSPAGRNVAVAVAVTLAVTAGTAMAGTPALAAPRAATTAAAEQQTGPFALAVGEQLHGGGSTGFLTWVRSHDGVNTTWQWRRSADGSATTLPKGTPDFVNPTTATDSDLVAVQTGGSSYRLLDMAGGEPVDIDTRSVGEGAELWHVARDTLVMVRGGNSLHLVSKPGSSVVHRQVQGLPADAQIRDLRYSPSGALVVRYEVSAVEHLAVVDLAGAKVVEDRAVPRLYYASEIAVSATHLAWSESNPDGSVTLVTALRGAAGTTRHTTFDTHGGLYVPVSLLGDRVVFGLSDNDLSAVSLKDGTTTGLLGDLGVVTASGDDLLAQGSTPEHGEGLYRIALDGDGRPAVTQVATEGARTPVSVVDEQVPATAGFGTAGSTAKLRWNLSRGDVRVRLQLTHQATGKTWAVDKKLLGTATEAAFTWDGTFPNGTAAHNGTYVWQVDVSPLNGIGGSVTRNGTLQVASGTAPHDYSDSGSPDLLVRNGSGHLASYDVRQFVAASEKTWERTERGGGWSVYDRLLSAGNLDATPYADVVARDRQGVLWLYSGTGHSLAKPVRIGAGWGGYARLAAGSDLTGDGRPDLVATDTAGVLWLYKATGDAAKPFAPRVRVGGGWNTYDLLTAPGDIGGAKTGDLLARDRSGDLWLYLGKGDGTFAPRTKVGGGWGRYKEIVNIGDVDRDGRADLIAESGPAEASLLNIYKGTGDWKAPFRRATTLDAISPYSSLYGARSLVF, from the coding sequence TTGAAGTACCTCAGCCCGGCCGGCCGGAACGTCGCGGTCGCCGTCGCCGTCACCCTCGCCGTGACGGCCGGGACGGCCATGGCCGGCACCCCCGCCCTCGCGGCCCCCAGGGCCGCCACCACCGCCGCGGCAGAGCAGCAGACCGGCCCCTTCGCCCTCGCCGTCGGCGAGCAGCTGCACGGCGGCGGCTCCACGGGCTTTCTGACCTGGGTCCGGTCCCACGACGGCGTGAACACCACCTGGCAGTGGCGCCGGTCCGCGGACGGGTCCGCGACCACCCTGCCCAAGGGCACCCCCGACTTCGTCAACCCCACCACGGCCACGGACAGCGACCTCGTCGCGGTGCAGACGGGTGGAAGCAGCTACCGGCTCCTGGACATGGCGGGCGGCGAGCCCGTCGACATCGACACCCGCTCCGTCGGTGAGGGGGCGGAACTCTGGCACGTCGCGAGGGACACCCTCGTGATGGTCCGCGGCGGCAACAGCCTCCACCTCGTCTCCAAGCCCGGGAGCTCGGTCGTGCACCGCCAGGTGCAGGGCCTTCCCGCAGATGCGCAGATCCGAGACCTCAGGTACTCCCCCTCCGGCGCCCTCGTCGTCCGGTACGAGGTCTCGGCCGTGGAGCACCTCGCCGTCGTGGACCTCGCCGGGGCGAAGGTCGTCGAGGACCGGGCCGTGCCCCGCCTCTACTACGCGTCCGAGATCGCGGTCTCGGCCACCCACCTGGCCTGGTCCGAGAGCAACCCCGACGGCTCCGTGACCCTCGTGACGGCACTTCGGGGTGCGGCGGGAACGACGCGGCACACCACCTTCGATACCCACGGCGGCCTCTACGTTCCGGTCTCCCTGCTCGGGGACCGGGTCGTCTTCGGTCTGTCCGACAATGACCTCTCGGCCGTCTCCCTCAAGGACGGCACGACCACCGGTCTCCTCGGCGACCTGGGGGTCGTGACGGCGTCCGGCGACGACCTGCTGGCGCAGGGCAGCACTCCGGAGCACGGCGAGGGCCTGTACCGGATCGCCCTCGACGGTGACGGCCGGCCGGCCGTCACCCAGGTGGCGACCGAAGGCGCGAGGACGCCTGTCTCGGTCGTGGACGAGCAGGTGCCCGCCACCGCCGGTTTCGGCACGGCCGGATCCACGGCGAAGCTGCGCTGGAACCTCAGCAGGGGCGACGTGCGGGTGCGCCTGCAGCTGACGCACCAGGCGACGGGCAAGACCTGGGCGGTCGACAAGAAGCTCCTGGGGACGGCCACCGAGGCGGCGTTCACCTGGGACGGGACCTTCCCGAACGGGACCGCCGCACACAACGGCACCTACGTGTGGCAGGTCGACGTCTCGCCGCTCAACGGCATCGGCGGGTCGGTCACGCGGAACGGCACCCTCCAGGTCGCGAGCGGCACCGCCCCGCACGACTACTCGGACAGCGGCTCCCCCGACCTGCTCGTCCGCAACGGGTCGGGCCACCTCGCCTCGTACGACGTCCGACAGTTCGTCGCGGCGTCGGAGAAGACGTGGGAGCGGACCGAGCGGGGCGGCGGGTGGTCCGTGTACGACCGGCTGCTGTCCGCCGGGAACCTCGACGCGACCCCGTACGCGGACGTCGTCGCCCGCGACAGGCAGGGCGTCCTGTGGCTCTACTCGGGCACGGGCCACTCCCTCGCCAAGCCGGTCCGGATCGGCGCGGGCTGGGGCGGGTACGCGAGGCTCGCGGCGGGCTCCGACCTGACCGGCGACGGCCGACCCGACCTCGTCGCCACCGACACCGCGGGTGTCCTGTGGCTGTACAAGGCCACCGGCGACGCCGCCAAGCCGTTCGCGCCGCGCGTCCGCGTCGGCGGCGGGTGGAACACGTACGACCTGCTCACCGCCCCGGGCGACATCGGCGGCGCGAAGACCGGCGACCTCCTGGCCCGCGACCGGAGCGGCGACCTGTGGCTGTACCTCGGCAAGGGGGACGGCACGTTCGCGCCGCGAACCAAGGTCGGCGGCGGGTGGGGCAGGTACAAGGAGATCGTCAACATCGGCGATGTGGACCGGGACGGCCGGGCGGACCTGATCGCGGAGAGCGGACCCGCGGAGGCCTCGCTGCTCAACATCTACAAGGGCACCGGCGACTGGAAGGCCCCGTTCCGGCGCGCAACGACGCTCGACGCCATTTCGCCGTACAGCTCCCTGTACGGCGCCCGCTCCCTCGTCTTCTGA
- a CDS encoding acetyl/propionyl/methylcrotonyl-CoA carboxylase subunit alpha has product MFDTVLVANRGEIAVRVIRTLRALGVRSVAVYSDADADARHVREADTAVRIGPPPASESYLSVEALLDAARRTGAQAVHPGYGFLAENAGFAQACADAGLTFIGPPASAISLMGDKIRAKETVKAAGVPVVPGAADPELEAAARELGAPVLLKPSAGGGGKGMRLVRDLSTLTDEIASARREARSSFGDDTLLVERWIDRPRHIEIQVLADAHGNVIHLGERECSLQRRHQKIIEEAPSVLLTPELRASMGAAAVEAARSCGYVGAGTVEFIVPGGDPSSYYFMEMNTRLQVEHPVTELITGVDLVEWQLRVAAGEPLPFAQEDITLTGWAIEARICAEDPSRGFLPSGGTVLALNEPSGEGVRTDSGLSQGTEVSSLYDPMLSKVIVHAPDRRTALRRLRAALADTVTLGVPTNAGFLRRLLAHEDVVSGALDTGLVERDAEGLVPEGVPEEVYAAAALVRHLPPAPVAAGWTDPFDAGSGWRLGGRPAWTPLHFRVPGHEPVTIRVRGKAPSVELLLGAPEVDAAVATSAALLGGSPAPGRVSGRGGVEEIAFHLDGVTHRFTVAPSSDGLWLGRDGDSWHVMDHDPVAAALSGARHGGADTLAAPMPGTVTVVKVAVGDEVEAGQSLLVVEAMKMEHVISAPHAGTVTELDVTPGTTVAMDQILAVVTPREEEDA; this is encoded by the coding sequence ATGTTCGACACAGTGCTCGTCGCGAATCGCGGCGAGATCGCGGTCCGGGTCATCCGCACGCTGCGGGCGCTCGGTGTCCGTTCGGTGGCGGTGTACAGCGACGCGGACGCCGACGCCCGGCACGTACGGGAGGCGGACACGGCCGTACGGATCGGCCCGCCGCCGGCCTCGGAGTCGTACCTCTCGGTCGAGGCGCTCCTCGACGCGGCCCGCCGGACGGGCGCGCAGGCGGTCCACCCCGGCTACGGGTTCCTCGCGGAGAACGCGGGGTTCGCGCAGGCGTGCGCGGACGCGGGCCTGACCTTCATCGGCCCGCCGGCCTCCGCGATCTCCCTGATGGGCGACAAGATCCGGGCGAAGGAGACCGTGAAGGCGGCGGGTGTCCCCGTCGTCCCCGGCGCGGCCGACCCCGAACTGGAGGCGGCGGCACGCGAGCTGGGCGCCCCGGTGCTGCTCAAGCCGAGCGCCGGCGGCGGCGGCAAGGGCATGCGCCTGGTGCGCGACCTGTCGACGCTGACCGACGAGATCGCGTCCGCCCGCCGTGAGGCCCGTTCCTCCTTCGGCGACGACACGCTGCTCGTGGAGCGGTGGATCGACCGCCCGCGGCACATCGAGATCCAGGTCCTGGCGGACGCCCACGGCAACGTGATCCACCTGGGCGAGCGCGAGTGCTCGCTCCAGCGCCGCCACCAGAAGATCATCGAGGAGGCGCCGAGCGTCCTCCTCACCCCGGAGCTCCGGGCGTCGATGGGCGCGGCGGCGGTCGAGGCGGCCCGTTCCTGCGGGTACGTGGGCGCGGGCACGGTCGAGTTCATCGTCCCCGGCGGCGACCCGTCCTCGTACTACTTCATGGAGATGAACACCCGTCTCCAGGTCGAGCACCCGGTGACCGAGCTCATCACGGGCGTGGACCTGGTGGAGTGGCAGCTGAGGGTGGCGGCGGGCGAACCGCTCCCCTTCGCGCAGGAGGACATCACCCTCACCGGCTGGGCGATCGAGGCGCGCATCTGCGCGGAGGACCCGTCGCGGGGCTTCCTGCCCTCGGGCGGCACGGTCCTGGCCCTGAACGAGCCCTCGGGCGAAGGAGTCCGCACGGACTCGGGCCTGTCGCAGGGCACGGAGGTCTCGTCCCTCTACGACCCGATGCTGTCCAAGGTCATCGTCCACGCCCCGGACCGCCGGACCGCCCTCCGCCGCCTCCGCGCGGCCCTGGCGGACACGGTCACCCTGGGCGTCCCGACCAACGCGGGATTCCTGCGGCGGCTGTTGGCACACGAGGACGTGGTGTCGGGAGCCCTGGACACGGGCCTGGTGGAGCGCGACGCGGAAGGCCTGGTCCCGGAGGGAGTCCCGGAGGAGGTGTACGCGGCGGCGGCGCTGGTACGTCACCTCCCGCCGGCGCCTGTCGCCGCGGGCTGGACGGACCCCTTCGACGCCGGAAGCGGCTGGCGCCTGGGCGGCCGACCGGCCTGGACGCCGCTCCACTTCCGCGTCCCGGGCCACGAGCCGGTGACGATCCGCGTACGCGGCAAGGCGCCGAGCGTCGAGCTGCTGCTGGGCGCGCCCGAGGTCGACGCGGCCGTGGCGACCTCCGCCGCGCTCCTCGGCGGCTCTCCGGCGCCCGGCAGGGTCTCGGGGCGGGGTGGGGTGGAGGAGATCGCCTTCCACCTCGACGGCGTCACGCACCGCTTCACCGTCGCCCCCTCCTCGGACGGGCTCTGGCTCGGCCGTGACGGCGATTCCTGGCACGTCATGGATCACGACCCCGTCGCCGCCGCGCTCTCCGGAGCCCGGCACGGTGGCGCGGACACGCTCGCCGCGCCCATGCCCGGGACCGTCACCGTCGTCAAGGTGGCCGTCGGGGACGAGGTCGAGGCCGGGCAGAGTCTGCTGGTCGTCGAGGCGATGAAGATGGAGCACGTCATCTCCGCCCCGCACGCCGGCACCGTCACCGAGTTGGACGTCACGCCCGGTACGACCGTCGCCATGGACCAGATCCTGGCCGTGGTGACGCCCCGCGAGGAGGAGGACGCGTGA